The Drosophila innubila isolate TH190305 chromosome 3R unlocalized genomic scaffold, UK_Dinn_1.0 2_E_3R, whole genome shotgun sequence genome has a segment encoding these proteins:
- the LOC117790042 gene encoding lipid storage droplets surface-binding protein 1, giving the protein MAATINSGLRLEAIDRITSIPLVESSVKRVENIYDKVKNNNRLFSWYFETAEATISAAYETVQPAVKLFELPLKRLDNVMCKSLDILEQRIPLVYLPPEMMYWNTKEYMSDHLVKPVLKRADSVKQIGNAVLESSLTTYAADRIDGAFTAGDKFVDKYLVPIQTDQDQTDAPQEDDNETAGASAEEKGAIKAIHHGQRFSRKLKRRLTQRTVAEARALKKQSKEAIHVLIYAVELIATDPKQAMQKAKELWDYLSADEPENQARPVTLEQLIVLITRESVRRVVHLVNYSANVASTIPKNLAHTTTEVVHHIIYINKRIITITRLDKVKNLSKEEAESLFKRMIAFYGDLQVLTNGYLERVASFLSGRIEAEKVTGSDSNTVNRSSRRRQEANNYSPSHNNINGVY; this is encoded by the exons ATGG CTGCAACCATCAACAGTGGGCTGCGTTTGGAGGCCATCGATCGCATCACATCGATTCCATTGGTCGAGTCCAGTGTTAAGCGGGTCGAGAACATCTATGATAAAGTGAAGAACAACAACCGACTCTTCAGCTGGTACTTTGAGACGGCAGAGGCAACAATTTCCGCTGCCTATGAAACTGTTCAACCGGCTGTCAAACTTTTCGAGCTTCCTCTTAAACGTCTGGACAATGTAATGTGCAAAAGTCTCGATATTTTGGAGCAACGTATTCCTTTGGTCTACTTGCCACCGGAAATG ATGTATTGGAATACCAAGGAATACATGTCGGATCATCTAGTAAAGCCCGTTCTGAAGCGGGCGGATTCCGTTAAGCAAATTGGCAACGCGGTCCTCGAGAGCTCCCTAACCACCTATGCGGCGGATCGTATCGATGGAGCCTTCACAGCGGGCGATAAATTCGTGGACAAATATCTGGTGCCCATACAAACAGATCAAGATCAGACAGACG CCCCTCAGGAGGATGATAACGAAACGGCGGGCGCATCGGCGGAGGAGAAGGGCGCCATTAAGGCAATTCATCACGGTCAACGCTTCTCCCGTAAACTCAAGCGGAGACTAACACAAAGAACTGTCGCCGAGGCGCGAGCTCTAAAGAAACAAAGCAAAGAAGCAATCCATGTGCTCATCTATGCTGTAGAATTG ATTGCAACAGATCCAAAGCAGGCCATGCAGAAGGCCAAGGAACTGTGGGATTATTTGAGTGCCGATGAGCCCGAAAATCAGGCCAGACCCGTCACTCTGGAGCAGTTGATAGTGCTCATTACACGGGAGTCAGTCCGGCGAGTTGTTCACTTGGTTAACTACAGTGCCAACGTTGCGTCCACAATACCCAA AAATTTGGCGCATACTACCACCGAGGTTGTTCatcatataatatacataaataaacgaATTATTACCATTACTCGCTTGGATAAGGTCAAGAATCTATCCAAGGAGGAAGCTGAATCTCTCTTCAAGCGTATGATCGCCTTCTATGGTGATCTGCAAGTGCTCACCAATGGATATCTg GAGCGCGTTGCGAGCTTTCTCTCCGGACGCATTGAGGCGGAAAAGGTTACGGGCAGCGATAGCAATACCGTTAACCGATCCTCCAGAAGACGACAGGAGGCAAACAATTACTCGCCCTCTCACAACAATATAAATGGAGTCTATTGA